The following proteins come from a genomic window of Malus domestica chromosome 02, GDT2T_hap1:
- the LOC103406238 gene encoding FRIGIDA-like protein 3 — MVDVEQVLESDAPSSLIDQLGDALLELNAHNDTSEDQVQWEEIEEHFRNLETTLRKNFEELEAKEKKFAEQEAETCASLAEREAAVIAKEQDLLDRVQELKDAAVTAIFEARVIHQPTTSKPVDDGDNKNSKVSSSLGDTNSSEEDFPHKTGDNAEGMASEVKPRPALMKFCEQMDAKGLLNYATENYKKLNVIREELSVALESAGEPARLVLDSLEGFYPPDETNQPEGKKDAALQGMRRSCLMFMEAMTALLAKVDPGADHLLNPDTKQQAKAIADEWKPKLASDAANGISLEAEAFLQLLATFRITSEFDEDELCKFVLAVAHRRQTPELCRSLGLTHKMPGLVESMVSGGKQIDAVRFIHVFQLTESYPLVPLLKTYLKDLRRNSQGDSTGDGTGAQDDVNAKELGALKAVIRCVQEFKLEADYPLDPLQKRVHQLERSKADKKRSNESKRQQQKKQKISGRWRGYRGPGVAATSAPAAARHGQPVFGDRAGYGGILERYAQRPLAYDYQVPSQAAYVPQANDQRLYYYPQDDRVKPAPFNATPSNYGGYAGSGMQPQHQPYM; from the exons ATGGTTGATGTGGAACAAGTTCTGGAAAGTGATGCACCAAGCTCTCTAATCGATCAGCTTGGTGACGCATTACTGGAACTAAATGCACACAATGATACTTCTGAGGACCAGGTTCAGTGGGAAGAAATTGAAGAGCATTTCCGCAACCTTGAGACAACACTGAGGAAGAATTTTGAAGAGCTTGAAGCCAAGGAGAAGAAATTTGCGGAGCAGGAAGCTGAAACCTGTGCTTCACTTGCGGAGAGAGAGGCAGCTGTTATTGCTAAAGAGCAAGACCTTTTGGATCGAGTGCAGGAGCTAAAAGATGCAGCTGTTACTGCTATTTTTGAGGCACGAGTCATTCACcagccaacaacttcaaaaccTGTGGATGATGGGGATAACAAAAACAGCAAGGTAAGCAGCTCTCTTGGTGATACAAATTCATCAGAGGAGGATTTTCCTCATAAAACAGGTGATAATGCTGAGGGTATGGCTTCTGAGGTTAAGCCACGCCCAGCACTGATGAAATTTTGCGAGCAGATGGATGCAAAAGGGCTTCTGAATTATGCTACTGAGAATTATAAAAAACTAAATGTTATTCGTGAGGAACTTTCTGTTGCACTAGAAAGTGCAGGTGAACCAGCACGATTGGTGCTGGATTCACTGGAGGGGTTTTACCCTCCGGATGAGACTAACCAACCAGAGGGTAAGAAGGATGCTGCCCTTCAGGGCATGCGCAGATCCTGTCTAATGTTTATGGAAGCCATGACTGCCTTATTGGCAAAGGTTGACCCAGGTGCTGATCACCTTTTGAACCCTGACACCAAGCAGCAAGCCAAAGCAATTGCTGATGAGTGGAAGCCTAAGTTGGCTAGTGATGCTGCCAATGGAATTTCATTGGAAGCAGAGGCATTCTTGCAGCTCCTCGCTACTTTTAGGATTACTTCTGAGTTTGATGAAGACGAACTCTGCAAGTTTGTTCTTGCAGTTGCTCACCGCAGGCAGACACCTGAGCTCTGCCGCTCTCTTGGTTTAACACACAAAATGCCAG GTCTTGTTGAATCAATGGTCAGCGGTGGGAAACAAATTGATGCTGTACGGTTTATTCATGTCTTCCAGCTTACTGAAAGTTATCCCCTTGTGCCACTTCTAAAGACGTACTTGAAAGACTTGAGGAGAAATTCACAAGGGGACAGCACAGGAGATGGTACTGGTGCACAG GATGATGTTAATGCAAAAGAGCTTGGTGCACTGAAGGCCGTAATAAGGTGCGTGCAAGAGTTCAAGCTTGAGGCTGACTACCCCCTTGATCCGCTACAGAAAAGGGTTCATCAACTAGAGCGATCCAAAGCTGATAAGAAGAGAAGTAATGAATCTAAAcgtcaacagcaaaagaagCAAAAAATCAGTGGAAGATGGCGTGGTTACCGTGGCCCAGGTGTTGCTGCAACCTCTGCCCCGGCTGCTGCTAGGCACGGGCAACCTGTTTTTGGTGATAGGGCGGGATATGGTGGGATATTGGAGAGGTATGCTCAGCGTCCACTCGCATACGATTACCAAGTTCCCAGCCAGGCTGCTTATGTTCCACAAGCTAATGATCAAAGGTTATATTACTATCCCCAAGACGACAGAGTCAAACCAGCCCCGTTTAATGCTACTCCATCCAATTATGGCGGTTACGCTGGCAGTGGAATGCAGCCTCAGCACCAGCCGTACATGTAG
- the LOC103422020 gene encoding metal transporter Nramp3.2-like, whose translation MVSTHDHSKPLLLDSDRDLPEAAYDEADKVHVVGINEAGDDDCQTPPFSWKKLWLFTGPGFLMSIAFLDPGNLEGDLQAGAIAGNSLLWLLMWATAMGLLVQLLSARLGVATGRHLAELCREEYPTWARMVLWVMAELALIGADIQEVIGSAIAIKILSNGALPLWSGVVITALDCFIFLFLENYGVRKLEAVFAVLIATMALSFAWMFGEAKPSGTELLIGIIVPKLSSRTIKQAVGVVGCIIMPHNVFLHSALVQSREVDHTKKGRVQEALNYYSIESTVALVISFVINLFVTTVFAKGFYGTQIADRIGLVNAGQYLQEKYGGGLFPILYIWGIGLLAAGQSSTITGTYAGQFIMGGFLDLRLKKWMRALITRSCAIIPTIIVALVFDTSEDTLDVLNEWLNVLQSIQIPFALIPLLFLVSNEQLMGSFKVGPVLKMVAWLVAALVMVINGYLLFDFFASEVTGWLFSVGVSAFTSGYVAFIVYLVLRGINFSSWCGSKRSMVQ comes from the exons ATGGTTTCGACTCACGACCACTCGAAGCCACTCTTACTCGACTCGGACCGAGACCTTCCCGAGGCGGCCTACGACGAGGCTGATAAGGTCCACGTGGTGGGGATCAACGAGGCCGGAGACGACGACTGCCAAACGCCGCCGTTTTCATGGAAGAAGCTGTGGCTGTTTACCGGACCCGGGTTCCTGATGAGTATCGCGTTTCTGGACCCGGGGAATTTGGAGGGTGATCTTCAGGCGGGGGCTATAGCTGGGAACTCGCTGCTGTGGCTGCTGATGTGGGCGACGGCGATGGGGCTGTTGGTGCAGCTGCTGTCGGCTCGGCTCGGGGTGGCGACTGGGCGACACTTGGCGGAGCTGTGTAGGGAGGAGTACCCGACGTGGGCGAGGATGGTGCTGTGGGTGATGGCGGAGCTGGCGCTGATTGGGGCGGATATACAGGAGGTGATTGGGAGTGCGATAGCTATTAAGATTCTGAGTAATGGGGCTTTGCCGCTCTGGTCTGGAGTCGTCATAACAGCTTTGGATTG TTTCATCTTCCTGTTTCTCGAGAACTACGGAGTGAGGAAGCTGGAAGCAGTTTTTGCGGTTCTAATTGCAACAATGGCGCTCTCATTTGCGTGGATGTTCGGTGAAGCAAAGCCCAGCGGCACTGAACTTCTGATTG GTATAATTGTCCCGAAACTTAGCTCCCGAACAATAAAGCAGGCTGTTGGAGTTGTGGGTTGCATAATTATGCCTCACAATGTATTTTTGCACTCAGCTCTAGTACAGTCAAGGGAGGTTGATCACACCAAGAAAGGACGAGTTCAAGAAGCTCTGAATTACTACTCCATAGAGTCAACCGTCGCTCTTGTCATCTCCTTTGTCATCAACCTATTTGTTACCACTGTGTTTGCCAAGGGGTTTTATGGTACGCAAATAGCAGATAGGATAGGCCTTGTAAATGCGGGGCAGTATCTCCAAGAAAAGTATGGGGGCGGGTTGTTCCCGATTTTGTACATTTGGGGTATCGGGTTATTGGCAGCTGGCCAGAGTAGTACTATTACAGGTACCTATGCCGGGCAGTTTATAATGGGAGGTTTCTTAGACTTGAGATTGAAAAAATGGATGAGGGCATTGATTACACGAAGCTGTGCAATTATCCCCACTATAATAGTAGCTCTTGTATTTGATACCTCGGAGGACACATTGGATGTTCTGAATGAGTGGCTTAATGTGTTACAGTCAATTCAGATCCCTTTTGCACTTATTCCCCTGCTTTTCTTGGTGTCAAACGAGCAGCTCATGGGTTCTTTTAAAGTTGGCCCTGTTCTCAAG ATGGTTGCATGGCTTGTGGCGGCCCTGGTGATGGTAATCAATGGATACCTTCTGTTCGACTTCTTCGCCTCTGAAGTAACTGGTTGGTTGTTTAGTGTCGGAGTGTCTGCTTTTACCTCAGGGTATGTAGCATTTATAGTTTACCTTGTTTTGCGGGGGATCAACTTTTCAAGCTGGTGCGGATCAAAGAGATCGATGGTACAGTGA